In Paenibacillus sp. FSL M7-0420, a single genomic region encodes these proteins:
- a CDS encoding DNA cytosine methyltransferase yields MDKSWPIAIDLFSGCGGVTEGLRQARFRVVAAVDIDPICSVTYKNNHKSVKFYNDDIRVVDPHKLARVIPKGKELDLLTVCAPCQPFSSQNRDKGHDLRTGLILEALKFIRILNPKVIFFENVPGLAETDVFIELQEELHLYGYNTIEPLVIDAADYGVPQRRPRFIYLASRTPEPITVPTPVTRLENRITVRDAIGDLKILHSGEKDQDDSLHIARKHKEIALKRLSFIPKNGGSRSSLPDDLQLNCHKNHNGHKDVYGRMSWDTVAPTLTTGCTNITRGRFAHPSEDRSITVREAARLQTFPDNYKFHGKLEQIATQVGNAVPVAMMKNIACHIRKHVRG; encoded by the coding sequence ATGGATAAATCTTGGCCAATAGCAATAGACTTATTCTCGGGTTGCGGAGGTGTCACTGAAGGATTAAGGCAAGCAAGGTTTAGAGTTGTCGCGGCAGTAGACATTGACCCTATTTGTAGTGTGACATATAAGAATAACCATAAAAGTGTGAAGTTTTATAATGATGATATTAGGGTTGTAGATCCTCATAAGTTGGCTAGAGTAATTCCTAAGGGAAAAGAGCTAGACTTACTGACAGTTTGTGCTCCATGTCAGCCATTTAGCTCTCAAAATAGAGATAAAGGACATGACTTAAGAACGGGTTTAATTTTAGAAGCGCTGAAGTTTATACGTATACTAAATCCTAAGGTTATTTTTTTTGAAAATGTTCCAGGGTTGGCAGAAACTGATGTATTTATTGAATTACAAGAGGAATTACATTTATACGGATACAATACAATTGAACCACTTGTAATAGATGCAGCAGATTATGGAGTTCCTCAAAGAAGACCTAGATTTATATATTTAGCAAGTCGTACTCCTGAACCCATCACCGTGCCTACTCCAGTGACAAGATTGGAGAATAGAATAACAGTAAGAGATGCAATAGGAGATCTAAAGATACTTCATTCAGGTGAGAAGGATCAAGATGATAGTTTGCATATTGCTCGAAAACACAAAGAAATAGCCCTTAAAAGATTGAGCTTCATACCAAAGAATGGGGGGAGCAGAAGTTCTCTCCCAGATGATCTTCAACTTAATTGCCACAAAAATCATAATGGGCATAAAGACGTATACGGGCGAATGTCATGGGATACAGTTGCTCCAACTCTTACTACAGGTTGTACTAATATTACTAGAGGAAGATTCGCACATCCAAGTGAAGACAGAAGCATTACTGTCCGAGAAGCGGCTAGGCTTCAAACGTTTCCTGATAACTACAAGTTTCATGGAAAGCTTGAGCAAATAGCCACCCAAGTGGGAAATGCAGTTCCTGTAGCAATGATGAAAAACATTGCTTGTCATATTAGAAAACACGTGAGGGGTTAA
- a CDS encoding ATP-dependent helicase: protein MQWNYTSSQQNAIEYRGGHLLIIACAGSGKTEVISKRIAQLVSEGIRKDEIVAFTFTEKAANELKARIRRHLEDLVPNDPELGSMYVGTIHSFCLQILKELEPNFRNYEVIDEIRQAAFISSNFRDIGLDQLQIQNGERYFNTISRFMNTLKVIHVENISADSIQDSMVAQCVTNYRKLLTTRPRLYLDFNMIIDELLLLLNNDLEKLELIQSRFKHLVVDEYQDIDPRQEELIRKIVGIHTSLCVVGDDDQAIYGWRGASVENILTFEQRYPNVKRIDMTSNFRSTHAIVEVADAAIRKLPTGRRLSKSMIAHEWVSSDNSFREKIAEKGDVFKKSFNSEYDEAQYIAQQAEYLRGVSIDGEGGRGLNWGDMAVLLRSVKSCARPIMEELRKKGIPCVVRGIGGLFDSDEVRLIQATFCQLSDKEFPIINNNGEREYYDNISTRKFIRDTIIALKSSGEMPNADETAFLEWIAAKRRTLELASLPKEERPNNVSRRIYPQEIFHEIMENLGSNRGPDMWPDKVMYNLGQLSKLITQYESIHQWITPKDLYWFNVFIENWAASRVDEGGLDDPSVINAVQILTIHSAKGLEWPVVFLPEISSRIFPSSQRNRGIESFLNPNECNLNAYKSGDEGERRLWYVAITRSKKFLSITSVNRKGKKPTDYYNEIKHNYVLEGGVDPIIRYRSDPSSINVKTELFSTNYSDLNYYWQCSQDYRLRRLMGFGPTIGQEFGYGQQIHNLLTAIHEHAQSGEVSKEWLENLIDKRFNLRYTTGEPLELMKNASKRTLINYIESISNIQNLIYHPEKPFEFVLEGALVSGTIDLLEEINHDENENDVSVIEFKTGNIDADDFDERLENTARQLGLYVIATKNALKMNPANAKAHFLSPNRMEKKEIDISEKFQNMVRENVRDAVIGIRGGDFKRNPKDTSRCGRCDLKLVCPGVKFS, encoded by the coding sequence ATGCAATGGAATTATACTTCTAGTCAACAGAATGCGATTGAGTATCGGGGTGGTCACTTATTAATAATAGCTTGTGCTGGATCGGGGAAGACAGAGGTTATTTCTAAGCGTATCGCCCAACTTGTCTCTGAAGGTATTAGAAAGGACGAGATAGTTGCCTTTACCTTTACTGAAAAAGCAGCCAATGAATTAAAAGCGAGAATACGTAGACATTTAGAAGATTTAGTTCCTAATGACCCTGAGCTTGGGTCAATGTATGTTGGGACAATTCATAGTTTCTGCCTACAAATCCTTAAAGAATTAGAACCTAATTTTAGAAATTATGAAGTGATTGATGAAATTAGGCAAGCGGCGTTTATTTCCTCAAACTTTCGTGATATTGGGTTAGATCAATTACAAATACAAAACGGTGAAAGATATTTTAATACTATAAGTCGATTTATGAATACATTAAAGGTTATACATGTTGAAAATATTTCGGCTGATAGCATACAAGATAGTATGGTTGCACAATGTGTAACAAATTATAGAAAACTATTAACAACACGCCCTAGACTTTATTTAGACTTTAATATGATAATTGATGAATTGCTCTTGTTGTTAAATAATGATTTAGAAAAACTTGAACTTATTCAATCAAGATTCAAGCACTTGGTTGTAGATGAATACCAGGATATCGATCCGAGACAAGAAGAGTTAATTCGGAAGATAGTTGGAATTCATACTAGTCTTTGTGTTGTAGGTGATGATGATCAAGCTATTTATGGATGGAGAGGCGCCTCTGTTGAAAATATTTTAACTTTTGAGCAAAGATACCCAAATGTGAAGCGCATTGATATGACAAGTAATTTTCGTTCTACTCATGCAATAGTAGAAGTTGCAGATGCAGCAATTCGTAAGTTGCCAACAGGAAGAAGACTAAGTAAAAGTATGATCGCGCATGAATGGGTCTCCAGTGATAATTCTTTTCGTGAAAAGATTGCTGAAAAAGGAGACGTTTTTAAAAAATCCTTTAATAGTGAATATGATGAAGCTCAATATATAGCACAGCAGGCAGAGTATTTACGAGGTGTAAGTATAGATGGAGAAGGGGGTAGAGGATTAAATTGGGGTGATATGGCTGTTTTATTAAGAAGCGTAAAGTCCTGCGCAAGGCCCATTATGGAAGAATTAAGAAAGAAAGGTATCCCTTGTGTTGTTCGTGGTATTGGAGGGCTTTTTGATAGCGACGAAGTAAGATTGATCCAAGCAACGTTTTGTCAATTAAGTGATAAAGAATTCCCTATTATAAATAATAATGGTGAAAGAGAGTATTATGACAATATCTCCACTAGGAAGTTTATTAGAGACACGATTATTGCTCTAAAGAGCAGTGGGGAAATGCCTAATGCAGATGAGACAGCCTTTCTTGAATGGATAGCAGCTAAAAGGAGAACTTTAGAACTGGCTTCATTGCCTAAAGAAGAGAGACCTAACAATGTTAGTAGAAGAATTTATCCACAAGAAATTTTTCATGAAATAATGGAAAATTTAGGATCGAATCGAGGGCCTGATATGTGGCCTGACAAAGTAATGTATAACTTGGGACAATTAAGTAAGCTAATAACCCAATATGAATCTATTCACCAATGGATAACCCCAAAGGATCTTTATTGGTTTAATGTTTTTATAGAGAATTGGGCCGCGTCAAGGGTGGATGAAGGTGGTCTAGATGACCCGAGTGTTATTAATGCTGTACAAATTCTGACGATTCACTCTGCAAAAGGCCTAGAATGGCCAGTTGTTTTTTTACCTGAAATCTCAAGCAGGATATTTCCTAGTAGTCAAAGGAACAGAGGTATTGAATCATTCTTAAATCCAAATGAATGTAACCTTAATGCTTACAAAAGTGGAGATGAAGGTGAGCGGCGTCTTTGGTATGTTGCTATAACAAGAAGTAAAAAGTTTCTTTCAATTACTTCTGTAAATAGAAAGGGTAAAAAACCTACTGACTATTACAATGAGATTAAACATAATTATGTATTAGAAGGTGGAGTAGATCCTATCATTAGATATAGATCTGACCCATCGTCAATCAATGTCAAAACGGAATTGTTCTCAACAAATTATTCTGATTTAAATTACTATTGGCAGTGTTCACAAGATTATAGATTAAGAAGACTTATGGGGTTTGGACCAACTATTGGCCAAGAGTTTGGATATGGCCAACAAATTCATAATCTTTTAACCGCTATACATGAGCACGCACAGAGTGGAGAAGTTTCAAAAGAGTGGCTAGAAAACCTCATTGATAAGCGCTTTAATTTAAGGTACACAACTGGTGAGCCTTTGGAGTTAATGAAAAATGCTTCTAAAAGAACATTGATAAACTATATTGAGAGTATTAGTAATATACAGAATCTGATTTATCATCCAGAGAAGCCATTTGAGTTTGTTCTTGAAGGGGCATTAGTTAGCGGCACTATCGATTTATTAGAAGAAATAAATCATGATGAAAATGAAAATGATGTAAGTGTAATTGAATTTAAAACTGGAAATATTGATGCTGATGACTTCGATGAAAGACTGGAGAATACAGCAAGACAGTTGGGGCTTTATGTGATTGCTACTAAAAATGCTCTTAAGATGAATCCGGCCAATGCTAAAGCCCATTTTTTATCTCCCAATAGAATGGAGAAGAAAGAAATCGACATTTCAGAAAAATTTCAGAACATGGTGCGTGAAAATGTTAGAGATGCAGTTATTGGGATTAGGGGTGGGGATTTCAAAAGAAATCCAAAAGACACAAGTCGATGTGGAAGATGTGATCTGAAATTAGTTTGTCCAGGTGTTAAATTTAGCTAA
- a CDS encoding nuclease-related domain-containing protein → MFEALKKLFQKLDPKPPEALHKANAPKAKPKVAPTRIGELGEHKINIQLDKLPKDCKFLSDLLLPNPKSRTGYAQIDHVVISPYCLFVIETKNYNGEIKGGRADQQWSVSNRYKMYNPLKQNYGHIKALESLLKDIAAVKYISMISFTMRCRFSIDPELRKIQSDELVVYDVELSEFISRKLISLKTVNPEPAISSAQFQTIYDHLVQANITDAEIRKSHIDKIKKRS, encoded by the coding sequence ATGTTTGAAGCACTAAAGAAACTCTTCCAAAAGTTAGACCCTAAGCCGCCAGAGGCTTTACATAAGGCAAACGCTCCAAAGGCTAAGCCCAAGGTTGCACCCACCCGGATTGGCGAGCTAGGCGAGCATAAAATTAACATTCAGCTTGACAAGCTACCTAAGGACTGCAAATTCTTAAGCGATCTTCTGCTTCCCAATCCTAAGTCTCGAACAGGCTATGCTCAGATTGACCATGTTGTTATTTCCCCATATTGCCTATTTGTTATTGAGACGAAAAACTACAATGGAGAAATTAAAGGTGGGCGGGCGGATCAACAATGGTCGGTGAGTAACCGGTATAAGATGTATAATCCGCTGAAGCAGAACTATGGGCATATCAAGGCCCTTGAGAGTCTGCTGAAAGATATAGCTGCTGTAAAATACATCTCTATGATTTCATTCACAATGAGATGTAGGTTCAGCATTGACCCGGAGCTGCGAAAGATTCAATCGGACGAACTGGTTGTCTATGATGTCGAATTAAGTGAATTTATCTCTAGGAAGCTGATCAGCTTGAAAACGGTGAACCCTGAGCCCGCTATTTCTTCGGCACAGTTCCAAACCATATATGATCATCTGGTTCAAGCCAACATCACCGATGCCGAGATACGTAAGTCTCATATCGATAAAATCAAGAAACGGAGCTGA
- a CDS encoding nucleoside triphosphate pyrophosphohydrolase, whose translation MPIYNKLVRDKIPEIIQSSGKDSNCITLEYESYVSELKKKLREEVEEYNQAAGDSEAVEELADILEVVHALAKLHKILPEDLEKVRAKKAEERGGFTDRTFLIEVTE comes from the coding sequence ATGCCGATCTACAACAAGCTTGTTCGTGACAAAATCCCTGAGATTATCCAAAGCTCAGGTAAGGACTCTAATTGCATAACTTTGGAGTACGAATCCTATGTCTCTGAATTGAAAAAGAAGCTTCGTGAAGAGGTAGAAGAGTATAACCAAGCCGCTGGTGATTCTGAAGCGGTGGAAGAACTGGCCGATATCCTTGAGGTGGTCCATGCTCTTGCTAAATTACATAAGATCCTGCCAGAGGATCTAGAGAAGGTTCGTGCAAAGAAAGCTGAGGAACGTGGAGGGTTTACAGATCGAACATTTCTGATTGAAGTGACGGAATAA
- a CDS encoding McrB family protein, producing MEHYVQAKREPFKDHSLGTLLRRTIPSELRALPFLNEEYYKIQGSIGQGKWADVPWFSILDKRITSTTQSGEYVVYLFAEDMSAVYLSFAQGVTITPKEKGSDDKYTYLRNKTQEIRKLIPLTNMNKDENIQLLGHGRGKDYQASTVAYMKYERGKVPSDETLIQDLQSVVEDYRIYVEEHVLNETASTLEVESVTEYIESVPESIEDAEVPSILHHIQSHIRRQGFFFPEHLIENFYLSLKAKPLVILAGISGTGKTRLVKLFAEALGATRDNGRFRLIPVRPDWSDPADLLGYKDLSGRFQPGPMMQVFVEARQPENRHQPYFICLDEMNLARVEHYFSDLLSVLETQEWREGEIQTQALISPATLGNPEDERTYGGLGIPENVFLIGTVNMDETTHPFSKKVLDRASTLEFNYINLQQYPQETAQAADVPAELAELNHLFVRSDYLKLADAYEPYQELVVRTTGRLVKINALLEDIHAHVGFRVRDAVCFYMIYNERYGLMDEEEAFDWQLLQKILPRIQGSHSSVRRVLLSLMKEAIGNGTSLSFNMESLMEDASPLYLAWTGGKTPPGLKHPQSARKLAYMLRRLEEDGFTSYWLS from the coding sequence ATGGAGCATTATGTTCAGGCCAAAAGAGAGCCTTTTAAGGATCATTCCTTAGGCACCCTATTACGCAGGACGATTCCATCTGAGCTAAGAGCGTTGCCTTTTCTGAATGAGGAATACTATAAGATTCAAGGCTCTATTGGGCAGGGAAAGTGGGCGGATGTACCTTGGTTCTCCATATTAGATAAACGAATTACTAGTACCACGCAGAGCGGTGAGTATGTCGTCTATCTTTTTGCGGAAGATATGAGTGCTGTGTATCTATCATTTGCTCAAGGAGTAACAATTACACCGAAGGAGAAGGGTAGCGACGATAAGTATACCTACCTACGCAATAAAACCCAAGAAATTCGTAAGCTCATTCCTCTCACCAATATGAATAAGGACGAGAATATTCAGCTTCTGGGCCATGGCCGAGGGAAGGATTATCAGGCATCTACGGTTGCTTATATGAAGTATGAACGTGGTAAAGTGCCTTCAGATGAGACTTTGATACAGGATCTACAGAGCGTAGTGGAGGATTATCGCATCTACGTTGAAGAGCACGTACTTAACGAAACGGCAAGCACCCTGGAGGTAGAGTCAGTGACAGAGTATATAGAATCCGTACCTGAGTCGATTGAAGACGCCGAAGTCCCCTCTATCCTCCACCACATCCAATCCCACATCCGCCGCCAGGGCTTCTTTTTCCCGGAGCATCTGATTGAGAACTTCTATCTGTCGCTGAAGGCGAAGCCGCTGGTGATTCTGGCGGGGATCTCGGGGACGGGGAAGACGAGGCTGGTGAAGCTGTTCGCGGAGGCGCTGGGGGCGACAAGGGATAATGGGCGGTTCAGGCTGATTCCGGTGCGGCCGGATTGGAGTGATCCTGCGGATCTGCTGGGGTATAAGGATCTGTCGGGCAGGTTCCAGCCGGGGCCGATGATGCAGGTGTTCGTGGAGGCGCGGCAGCCGGAGAACCGGCATCAGCCGTATTTTATCTGCTTGGATGAGATGAACTTGGCCCGGGTGGAGCATTATTTCAGTGATCTGTTAAGTGTGCTGGAGACGCAGGAGTGGCGGGAGGGGGAGATCCAGACCCAGGCGCTGATCTCTCCGGCTACGCTGGGGAACCCTGAGGATGAGCGGACCTACGGCGGCCTGGGCATCCCGGAGAATGTGTTCCTGATCGGGACGGTGAATATGGATGAGACCACGCACCCTTTTAGCAAAAAAGTCCTCGACCGCGCCAGCACCCTGGAGTTCAATTACATCAATCTGCAGCAGTATCCGCAAGAGACGGCTCAGGCTGCAGACGTTCCCGCTGAGCTGGCGGAGCTGAATCATCTGTTCGTCCGTTCGGATTATCTGAAGCTGGCAGATGCCTACGAGCCTTATCAGGAGCTTGTGGTGCGGACGACCGGGAGGCTGGTGAAGATCAACGCGCTGCTGGAGGATATTCATGCTCATGTGGGGTTCCGGGTGCGGGATGCGGTTTGCTTTTATATGATCTATAACGAGCGGTATGGCCTGATGGATGAGGAAGAGGCGTTCGACTGGCAGCTGCTGCAAAAGATTCTCCCGCGCATTCAAGGCAGTCACTCCTCGGTGCGCCGGGTTCTGCTGAGCCTGATGAAGGAGGCCATTGGCAATGGGACGAGCTTATCGTTCAATATGGAATCGCTCATGGAGGATGCGTCGCCTCTCTATCTGGCATGGACTGGCGGGAAGACTCCGCCTGGGCTGAAGCATCCGCAGAGCGCCCGCAAATTGGCGTACATGCTTAGGAGGCTGGAGGAAGATGGATTCACCTCATACTGGCTCTCGTGA
- a CDS encoding DUF2357 domain-containing protein, with product MDSPHTGSRDQAVELLRVETELFTLYLQGKPYHPTVETLQLHRSSEQEWVEATLSITCSERLGEVQIKVFSPEAYGLVEWVPGETAFPCFYETQSYELVVQHKQVESLTFYHENVLLRQAVKPLGDSILAGVLNFRNEVGLTEWELRGAGKMLLRVEMEIFPSKMDYKLDYQNILHEVNAQIYNLAFDFLRRTYQLTGLRETPHQSLTEFFTILQHILRQLLDAVERINKNPNYALLQERRLMDAGRVKQAGKENLRELAKHPERLREDAKHGFLTIGNRSYTATHLMETRRHLAYDTNENRFVRWMLERVRGKLKELKLRWRENSRTSDPLLMARLDSMLKQIDRVLQMDFVREASVMKQMSVTLVLQMAPGYREVYRFYLMLLKGLSIQSDLLRLSMKDVAQLYEYWCFLKLNQLLGQKYKLVKQNIIRVNRSGIFVTLDRSQSAKMVYENPVNGEEFVLYYNAIPGTDQTPTLSQRPDNVLTLKKKDAGQVKEYKYVFDAKYRLNPAYPGTPYEKRYKQPGPEEDDINTMHRYRDAIVYQEQSSGEYERSMFGAYVLFPYPDEERFKSHPFYRSIELLNIGAFPFLPNATGLVEQFLEEIIRDSPEKAYERSTRPRGTKDYYADKLAGKNVLVGSVRGPEQVGVALRNAFYHMPLKNLASQKLLTQIEYIAMCQSRKKFIDPAKTGIHWVGKIADWQVLRRKEITEVLCRPGTEEELYVRFTIEEWKRLADPIALGGQGIYTVLHTSKYILDRALELAELRLDTEEAMREWREKRRKGRVKVQLDHEEYVDLGRVVEVRNI from the coding sequence ATGGATTCACCTCATACTGGCTCTCGTGATCAGGCGGTAGAATTGCTGCGGGTGGAGACGGAGCTGTTCACGCTGTATCTCCAGGGGAAGCCCTATCATCCTACGGTGGAGACGTTGCAGCTTCATCGTTCCTCAGAGCAGGAGTGGGTGGAGGCTACGCTTAGCATCACTTGCTCGGAGCGGCTGGGTGAGGTGCAGATTAAGGTGTTCTCGCCGGAAGCGTATGGGCTGGTGGAGTGGGTGCCGGGGGAGACGGCTTTTCCTTGCTTTTATGAGACGCAGTCTTACGAGCTGGTGGTTCAGCATAAGCAGGTGGAGAGTCTTACGTTCTATCATGAGAATGTGCTGCTCCGGCAGGCGGTGAAGCCGCTGGGGGACTCGATTCTGGCGGGCGTGCTGAACTTCAGGAATGAGGTCGGGCTGACGGAATGGGAGCTTCGGGGAGCGGGGAAGATGCTGCTGCGGGTGGAGATGGAGATTTTTCCGTCGAAAATGGATTACAAGCTGGACTACCAGAACATTCTGCATGAGGTGAATGCGCAGATCTATAATCTGGCCTTCGACTTCCTGCGCCGGACGTATCAGCTCACCGGGCTGCGGGAGACCCCGCATCAGAGCCTGACGGAATTCTTCACGATCCTCCAGCACATCTTAAGGCAGCTGCTGGATGCGGTTGAGCGGATCAACAAGAACCCTAACTATGCGCTACTTCAAGAACGAAGGCTGATGGATGCGGGCCGGGTCAAGCAAGCTGGAAAAGAGAACCTCCGCGAGCTCGCCAAGCACCCTGAACGGTTAAGGGAGGATGCGAAGCACGGGTTCCTGACGATCGGTAACCGCAGCTACACGGCCACACATTTAATGGAGACGCGCAGGCACCTCGCCTATGATACGAATGAGAACCGCTTCGTCCGCTGGATGCTGGAACGGGTTCGCGGGAAGCTGAAGGAGCTTAAGCTCCGCTGGAGAGAGAATAGCCGAACCTCAGACCCCTTGCTGATGGCAAGGCTGGATTCGATGCTTAAGCAGATTGACCGGGTGCTGCAGATGGATTTTGTGCGTGAGGCGAGTGTGATGAAGCAGATGTCTGTTACACTGGTGCTGCAGATGGCTCCCGGGTACCGTGAGGTCTACCGCTTCTATCTCATGCTGCTTAAAGGTCTGTCGATCCAAAGCGATCTTCTCCGGCTATCCATGAAGGATGTCGCGCAGCTCTATGAATACTGGTGCTTCCTGAAGCTGAATCAGCTGCTTGGGCAGAAGTATAAGCTGGTGAAGCAGAATATCATCCGGGTGAACCGGAGCGGGATATTCGTCACGCTGGACCGTTCGCAAAGCGCCAAGATGGTCTATGAGAACCCGGTGAACGGGGAGGAATTCGTCCTCTATTATAACGCGATTCCGGGCACGGATCAGACGCCGACACTGAGCCAGCGGCCGGATAATGTGCTCACCTTGAAGAAGAAGGATGCGGGTCAGGTGAAGGAGTATAAGTATGTTTTTGACGCCAAATACCGCTTGAATCCTGCCTATCCAGGCACGCCCTATGAGAAAAGGTACAAGCAGCCCGGGCCGGAGGAGGACGACATCAATACGATGCACCGCTACCGGGATGCGATTGTGTATCAGGAGCAGAGCTCCGGGGAGTATGAGCGCAGCATGTTCGGGGCATATGTGTTATTCCCTTACCCGGACGAAGAGCGGTTCAAGAGCCACCCGTTCTACCGGAGCATTGAGCTGCTCAACATCGGCGCTTTTCCGTTCCTGCCGAATGCCACCGGTCTGGTCGAGCAATTCCTGGAGGAGATCATCCGTGACAGCCCGGAAAAGGCCTACGAACGCTCCACACGCCCGCGAGGCACGAAGGATTATTATGCCGATAAGCTGGCGGGCAAGAATGTGCTGGTCGGATCGGTGCGGGGGCCGGAGCAGGTGGGGGTAGCGTTGCGGAACGCTTTTTATCATATGCCGCTTAAGAATCTTGCCAGCCAGAAGCTGCTGACTCAGATCGAATACATCGCGATGTGCCAATCCCGCAAGAAGTTCATTGATCCGGCCAAAACAGGCATTCACTGGGTAGGCAAGATAGCCGATTGGCAGGTGCTGCGGCGTAAGGAGATTACAGAGGTTCTTTGCAGGCCGGGTACAGAAGAGGAGTTGTATGTCCGGTTCACCATTGAAGAATGGAAGAGGTTGGCCGACCCTATCGCGCTAGGCGGGCAAGGGATTTATACGGTGCTCCATACCAGCAAGTACATTCTCGACCGGGCCTTGGAGCTTGCCGAGCTTCGCCTGGATACGGAGGAAGCGATGCGGGAATGGCGGGAGAAGCGCCGCAAGGGCCGGGTGAAGGTGCAGCTGGATCATGAGGAGTATGTGGATTTGGGTCGGGTGGTGGAGGTAAGGAATATATGA
- a CDS encoding copper amine oxidase N-terminal domain-containing protein — protein MKHRHRPFFRLAMKALVLLLCADMLSAVHAGAPAQAEPVVGNQIRPLLINNQYVLFPGKLAPYIQAGKLMVPVRAFAGALGAQLTYDASTKSSTVSLLGESVGQLRAGQATAVTKDGSTIALGASPQLRDGVLFAPMNPILTGLKKVKWENMSNLLNRNVLIVQGRGDTVLPQAKPWQSVTPFGVVPGENQNPFYPTLLTQSADGKGFRLSLSVLNASGSVIPKGASSLEFVAVNSQGQAVVRQLPGPSQPTPKAGALSFTINVPTAPDYVIFNSRIK, from the coding sequence ATGAAACATCGCCATCGTCCATTCTTTCGGCTCGCTATGAAAGCTTTAGTTCTGCTGCTGTGTGCTGATATGTTGTCAGCCGTACATGCGGGGGCTCCGGCGCAGGCAGAACCGGTAGTGGGGAATCAGATCAGGCCGCTGCTCATTAATAACCAATATGTGTTGTTTCCAGGTAAGCTGGCGCCCTATATCCAGGCGGGTAAATTAATGGTACCTGTCCGTGCGTTTGCAGGAGCGCTGGGTGCACAGCTGACCTATGATGCCTCCACAAAGAGCTCCACGGTATCCCTTCTAGGTGAGAGTGTGGGACAGCTAAGGGCCGGGCAGGCCACAGCGGTAACTAAAGACGGCAGTACAATAGCGCTGGGGGCATCCCCGCAGTTGCGGGATGGTGTGCTGTTTGCACCCATGAACCCCATCCTCACCGGACTGAAGAAGGTGAAATGGGAGAACATGTCCAACCTGCTTAACCGCAATGTACTAATAGTGCAGGGCCGGGGTGACACAGTGCTGCCGCAGGCCAAGCCGTGGCAGAGCGTGACTCCGTTTGGAGTTGTGCCTGGGGAGAACCAGAATCCTTTTTACCCTACACTGTTGACGCAATCTGCTGACGGGAAGGGCTTCCGGCTAAGTCTCAGCGTGCTTAACGCTTCCGGGTCTGTCATCCCCAAGGGCGCTTCCAGCTTGGAGTTCGTCGCTGTGAACAGCCAGGGTCAGGCCGTCGTCCGGCAGCTTCCCGGTCCTTCGCAGCCGACTCCCAAGGCAGGGGCCTTGTCATTCACGATTAATGTGCCCACAGCGCCGGATTATGTGATTTTCAATTCACGGATCAAGTAA
- a CDS encoding NADAR family protein, which translates to MDTPEHIRKIHDEHKKEWLSAKPEARVIRFYETDKPYGCFSNFAKYPILLKGKEWATSEHYFQAQKFAGTEHEEEIRLASTPMIAARMGRERNRPLRPDWEECKVQVMREALVAKVEQHPVIKSILLSTGDCMLVEHTSNDAYWGDGGNGQGGNMLGKLLMEIRDGLESEAVTGSS; encoded by the coding sequence ATGGACACCCCGGAACATATCCGCAAGATACACGATGAACATAAGAAGGAATGGTTATCGGCTAAGCCAGAGGCCCGTGTGATACGTTTCTATGAGACGGATAAGCCTTATGGCTGTTTTTCTAATTTTGCCAAGTATCCGATTCTGTTAAAAGGCAAAGAGTGGGCGACATCGGAGCATTATTTCCAGGCGCAGAAGTTTGCGGGAACAGAGCATGAAGAGGAGATCCGGCTTGCCAGTACGCCTATGATCGCGGCCAGGATGGGTCGGGAGCGGAATCGGCCGCTGCGGCCGGATTGGGAGGAGTGTAAGGTACAGGTGATGCGGGAAGCCTTGGTCGCCAAAGTCGAGCAGCATCCTGTGATCAAGTCCATCTTGCTATCTACAGGGGATTGCATGCTTGTTGAGCATACCTCGAATGATGCTTACTGGGGAGACGGCGGGAACGGTCAGGGCGGCAATATGCTGGGGAAGCTGCTGATGGAGATTCGGGACGGCCTGGAGAGCGAAGCAGTCACCGGAAGCTCTTAA
- a CDS encoding putative holin-like toxin: MEVYQALSLMFMFGMFIIALLNYLKKK, translated from the coding sequence ATGGAGGTTTATCAAGCATTGTCCCTGATGTTCATGTTTGGCATGTTCATTATCGCGCTGCTAAATTACCTCAAAAAGAAATAG